The following proteins come from a genomic window of Montipora capricornis isolate CH-2021 chromosome 9, ASM3666992v2, whole genome shotgun sequence:
- the LOC138017445 gene encoding uncharacterized protein, giving the protein MVLARGLRFCLPPKAVDGVSVKCAFEMLYRDLIGLGHSLTSEDQDRLKCQLKNASYSYIYSYDYSKQKRILTKEEWMALNDLRNDTSIIITKPDKGNGVVIVNRHDYLSKMKQLISDGTKFKLLSHNPTKSRENSLISYLRNLKRDCIIDEATFRKILPSGSTAGVFYGLPKVHKTGCPFRPIVSSVNTYNYNLASFLVDLLKPISTNQFTIKDSFSFVDWTHQHNDEIMCSFYVCSLFTNVPLDETIEICLSKLYSLPDPPALPRHVLKTLLEFATKKSHFVFDGHYYDQIDGVAMGSPLGPVLANIFMCDF; this is encoded by the coding sequence ATGGTTTTGGCAAGGGGCTTGCGTTTCTGTCTCCCACCGAAAGCTGTCGACGGAGTAAGCGTAAAATGTGCTTTTGAAATGCTCTACCGTGATCTTATTGGTTTGGGTCATTCATTAACAAGTGAGGACCAAGACAGATTGAAATGTCAGCTCAAAAATGCATCTTACAGTTACATCTACTCTTATGATTATTCTAAACAAAAGCGAATTCTAACTAAGGAAGAATGGATGGCTCTTAACGATTTGCGAAATGATacttctattattattactaaaccTGACAAAGGAAATGGTGTTGTAATTGTCAACAGACATGATTACCTCAGCAAAATGAAACAGTTGATTTCCGATGGAACGAAATTTAAGTTGTTATCGCACAACCCAACCAAGTCTAGGGAGAACAGTCTTATTTCCTATCTTCGTAACCTCAAGCGAGATTGTATAATTGATGAAGCTACATTTAGAAAAATCCTTCCTTCTGGATCTACTGCTGGTGTTTTTTATGGTCTTCCTAAAGTccacaaaactggttgcccCTTTCGCCCGATTGTCTCCTCAGTTAACACATACAACTACAATCTTGCCTCTTTTCTTGTTGATCTCCTTAAACCGATCTCCACCAACCAATTCACTATCAAGGACTCCTTCTCTTTTGTGGATTGGACTCATCAACACAACGATGAAATAATGTGCTCTTTTTACGTGTGTTCCTTATTCACGAACGTTCCACTCGACGAGACAATAGAAATTTGTCTTTCCAAGTTATACTCTCTTCCTGACCCTCCTGCCTTACCGCGACATGTCCTCAAAACCTTGCTCGAGTTTGCAACAAAGAAAAGCCACTTTGTATTTGATGGTCATTATTACGACCAAATCGATGGCGTTGCAATGGGGTCTCCGCTAGGCCCAGTATTagctaacattttcatgtgtgactTTTAA